Proteins from a genomic interval of Arvicola amphibius chromosome 10, mArvAmp1.2, whole genome shotgun sequence:
- the LOC119824195 gene encoding beta-1,3-galactosyltransferase 5-like, producing the protein MAFMKMRLVYAFILMVGVLCLYFSMEPFKTLPFVLKKGHGKFLQLPDIDCKQKPPFLVLLVTSSHKQLEARMAIRKTWGREAEIHGRHVKTFFLLGASDSTDEMNATAQEGKQHRDIIQKDFKDVYYNLTLKTLMGMEWVHHFCPQAAFVMKTDSDMFVNVGYLTELLLKKNKTSRFFTGYIMSHYIPIRETISKWFVSKFEYPWDRYPPFCSGTGYVFSSDVASKVYYVSESVPFLKLEDVFVGLCLAKLKIQPEELHTEPTFFPGGLSFSVCRFRKIVTCHSLTPQNLLFYWQILENSQKKYCPS; encoded by the coding sequence ATGGCCTTCATGAAGATGAGGCTGGTTTATGCTTTCATTCTGATGGTGGGAGTTCTTTGCTTGTACTTCAGCATGGAACCTTTCAAGACACTGCCCTTTGTTCTCAAGAAAGGTCATGGGAAGTTCCTTCAGCTTCCAGATATAGACTGCAAGCAGAAGCCACCTTTCCTTGTGCTGCTGGTGACTTCATCCCACAAGCAGCTAGAGGCTCGGATGGCCATCCGCAAGACATGGGGTAGAGAGGCAGAGATTCATGGGAGGCATGTGAAGACCTTCTTCCTCCTGGGGGCCTCAGACAGCACTGATGAGATGAATGCTACAGCCCAGGAGGGCAAGCAGCACCGTGACATCATCCAGAAGGATTTCAAGGATGTCTATTACAACTTGACCCTGAAGACACTGATGGGCATGGAATGGGTCCACCACTTTTGTCCTCAGGCAGCTTTTGTGATGAAGACAGACTCAGACATGTTTGTAAATGTTGGCTATCTGACTGAACTGctgctgaagaaaaacaaaacatccaggttCTTCACAGGTTACATAATGTCCCATTATATTCCCATCAGGGAGACTATCAGCAAGTGGTTTGTGAGTAAATTTGAATATCCCTGGGACAGGTACCCACCTTTTTGTTCTGGTACGGGTTATGTCTTTTCTAGTGATGTGGCCAGCAAAGTATACTATGTCTCAGAGAGTGTTCCATTCCTCAAGCTGGAGGATGTGTTTGTCGGACTCTGCCTGGCCAAGCTAAAGATCCAGCCTGAGGAACTCCACACTGAACCAACCTTTTTCCCAGGTGGCTTAAGCTTCTCTGTGTGCCGCTTTCGTAAAATTGTGACTTGCCATTCTCTGACACCCCAGAACTTACTCTTTTACTGGCAGATACTGGAGAACTCTCAGAAAAAGTATTGTCCTTCTTAA